A part of Caldicellulosiruptor owensensis OL genomic DNA contains:
- a CDS encoding FtsB family cell division protein yields the protein MKKLLKVLKRIFVLIFVIAFFVYSATTVFKQQMILKQVKAQQREVIVQIEKVKKENEYLKRLAQYVGTKDYIQQVAREKLGLVGKDEIVFIDKNRRKKK from the coding sequence GTGAAAAAATTATTGAAAGTTCTCAAGAGAATTTTTGTGCTTATATTTGTAATAGCTTTTTTTGTATATTCTGCTACTACAGTTTTTAAGCAACAAATGATTTTAAAACAGGTAAAGGCTCAGCAGAGGGAAGTTATTGTCCAGATAGAAAAAGTCAAAAAAGAAAATGAATATCTAAAAAGGCTTGCGCAGTATGTTGGTACAAAAGACTACATTCAACAGGTGGCAAGGGAAAAACTTGGGCTTGTTGGCAAGGATGAAATTGTGTTTATAGATAAAAACAGAAGGAAAAAGAAGTAG
- a CDS encoding S1 RNA-binding domain-containing protein produces MLIKRGQILEGIVKDIIQFGAFVELPNGKVGLVHISEVAEEYVEDIKKYLKENQTVKVKVIDVKEDGKISLSIKRAKETMKRENKTKRAKDDFEAKLSKFLKDSNQKLSEYNKRFDGKRR; encoded by the coding sequence GTGTTAATCAAAAGAGGTCAAATATTAGAAGGTATTGTAAAGGACATAATACAGTTTGGTGCGTTTGTTGAGCTTCCAAACGGGAAAGTTGGCCTTGTTCACATCTCAGAAGTGGCAGAAGAGTATGTTGAGGATATAAAAAAGTATTTAAAAGAAAATCAAACTGTTAAAGTAAAGGTTATTGATGTAAAAGAAGATGGTAAAATTAGCCTATCAATAAAGAGAGCAAAGGAAACAATGAAAAGAGAAAATAAGACCAAAAGAGCTAAAGATGATTTTGAAGCAAAACTTTCAAAGTTTTTAAAAGACAGCAATCAAAAGCTCAGTGAGTACAACAAACGATTTGA